In Silene latifolia isolate original U9 population chromosome 3, ASM4854445v1, whole genome shotgun sequence, a single window of DNA contains:
- the LOC141647349 gene encoding uncharacterized protein LOC141647349 gives MEVSVSGNSLKTFARAINCLAKLGNELAIQAASSQLAFCTLNSSRSAYQSISFISDFFDVYTVSGTQVQFSILLKAVCAVLRTPLSSIDHLRVHLLDADADKVKWTLDCVNGMRKTYWINCNVEPDIQHLSLEKERFKSNFVIKPRDLNRLLSNFQSSLHEITIIATEPSSVPSEAESEIGGKAVELRSYIDPTNDSGASLHTQLWIDPVEEFLQYAHAGNPVDVTFGVKELKAFLSFCEACEVDLHLYFEKAGEPILMTPRFGLHDDGSTSNFDAKLVLATMLTSQLHEGNQTGAAASDGALNRKANNETEPDAQEERWRAHATPHPSQHTKIWSDLSGSAGKTGGGSRSRLNQGELNSTVDEQRELQNFRGMQISKAGPSGENVAADPNSFRDMDIDQPVEHQGFQEKGQGSSQHHPSNWVEADEDDDDGEEDELCVQSTPPYCE, from the exons ATGGAGGTGAGTGTGAGCGGAAATTCACTCAAAACCTTCGCGCGCGCCATTAATTGCCTTGCTAAACTCGGCAACGAACTCGCTATTCAAGCTGCTTCTTCTCAG CTTGCTTTCTGCACTCTGAATTCATCACGGTCTGCTTACCAATCAATCTCATTCATATCTGATTTCTTCGACGTGTATACTGTTTCCGGCACACAAGTCCAATTCAGCATCCTCTTGAAG GCTGTTTGTGCTGTTCTAAGGACTCCTCTTTCAAGCATCGATCATTTGCGTGTGCATCTACTTGACGCTGATGCTGATAAAGTAAAGTGGACGCTAGATTGTGTTAATG GTATGAGGAAAACCTATTGGATTAACTGCAACGTTGAACCTGATATACAACACTTGTCACTCGAGAAGGAGAGATTTAAGAGCAATTTTGTCATTAAACCTCGTGATCTCAACAGACTGctttccaattttcaatcatCGCTTCATGAGATTACTATCATCGCCACAGAACCGTCTTCTGTTCCGTCAGAGGCGGAGAGTGAGATTGGAGGGAAGGCTGTTGAACTTAGAAGCTACATTGACCCTACAAATG ATAGTGGAGCGTCATTACACACTCAGTTGTGGATAGATCCAGTGGAAGAGTTTCTCCAGTATGCTCATGCCGGAAACCCTGTTGATGTTACATTTGGTGTTAAGGAGTTGAAG GCATTTCTGTCCTTCTGTGAGGCCTGTGAAGTTGACTTGCATTTGTATTTTGAGAAGGCTGGCGA GCCAATACTAATGACACCCAGATTTGGTTTACACGATGATGGATCTACATCAAACTTTGATGCTAAGCTTGTTCTTGCAACAATGCTCACATCTCAGTTACACGAAGGAAATCAAACAGGGGCTGCAGCATCAGATGGTGCATTGAACAGAAAGGCCAACAATGAGACAGAACCTGATGCACAGGAAGAGAGATGGAGGGCGCATGCCACTCCACATCCATCTCAGCATACTAAGATTTGGTCTGACCTCTCAG GAAGTGCTGGTAAAACTGGTGGTGGTAGTCGTAGTAGGCTGAATCAAGGTGAATTGAATTCCACTGTTGATGAGCAAAGGGAACTCCAAAATTTCAGGGGCATGCAGATATCAAAGGCAGGACCTAGTGGAGAAAATGTTGCTGCTGATCCCAATTC CTTCCGTGACATGGATATTGATCAGCCAGTGGAACATCAAG GGTTTCAAGAGAAAGGTCAAGGCTCATCTCAACATCATCCTAGTAATTGGGTAGAAGCAGATGAGGACGACGATGACGGAGAGGAGGATGAATTGTGTGTACAGTCTACCCCGCCATATTGTGAATAG